GGACAGAATCCGTACGGGATCAATGCGCTCTGGGGAGACGGCCATGTGAAGTTCAGCACGACCAAAGCCGCGTTCGATCTGAAGCTTTGGGGCGGCACCGGCGCCAACCCGACGACCGAGACGCCCGGGGACAATCCCACCAAATGGCGGACGATTGTTTCCTACCTGCGGCCGTGAGCGAGCCGGGCAAAGTAATCAGTATTCAGTGATCGGTCGCGGGTTTGGTGTATTTCTCGCGGCCAGCAAACTTCCATGGATATTCATCTGCGGTTTGAAAGGCCTGCGCTCGAATGAAACGAACGGCGTGGCGTGTCGCACTCCTGGGACTTGACCACTGGTATTCCGCTTATGGCCTGGCGCGCGCGCTCCCCGAGTATCGCAAAGCCAAACTGATGGCCGCCGCCAGCGCCGACCGAGCAAAGCTTGAGGTGTTTGCCAGCACTTTTGGCGTGGAAGGTTGCTCCGATCCCTCCGAACTCATCCGGCGCGATGACATCGACATCGTGCAAATCGCCAGCCGTGTTTCCGAAATCCCCGAACTCGCGATTCAAGCGGCCCGCGCCGGCAAGCACATCATTCTCGGCAAGCCGATGGCCATGAGCGTGGCTCAGGCGGACCAGATGGTTCAGGCCGTTGAGGCCGCGGGTGTGTTGTGCGTGCCGTTTCAGGGGATCATGCGCCTGCGCGCGTCGGAATTGAAAATGCGCATCGAGCGAGGCGACATCGGCGAGATCATCGTGATGCATCAAACGAGCCGCTGGTCGATCGCCGAAGATTGGCCTGGGTCCGGGAATGCGGGATGGTTCGTCGATCCCCGGCACGTGCCGGGCGGCGCGCTCATCGATGAAGGCATTTACTGGTTGGACACGCTCCGTTGGCTCGCCGAAAGCGAAGTGGTGAGGGTCGAGGCGAAGACGGCGAATCTGGTTCATAAAGATATCGAGGTCGAAGATTGGGGTCTGGCGACCTTCACTTTCGCGAATGGAATACTCGGGACCTTGGAGGGCGCCTGGACGATCAACGCGCCTCGAAAAACCGGCCCCTCCCCAAAGCAGAACAGCGTCGTCCGGCTCGAAGTCATCGGCAGCCGCGGCGAGATCATCGAGCAGTTTTTCCGCGACCCGGGGCGTGCCGTGCTCGCGGCAGGAGCGTCAAATTGGATTTTCGAGAGGCAGGCGCCGGATCTGTTCGATCCCGGAGCGCCGATGCCGCTGGCGCATTTGATCGATTGCCTGGAGAACAATCGGCCGCCGATCTCCACCATCCAGGATGCGCGAAAGTCTTTTGCCGTCGCGATGGCGGCTTATCAATCCGGGCGCGAAGGCAGACCGGTCTTGCTGTAGCGAACCAGGTCACCAAACCAATTCGCCGGTGGTAAGTAACCCTTCAGTTAACGACGGTGGAGCGACGCTCCTGCGGAGCTTTTCTTCGATGGCATTGGCTCGGCAGGAGCCTCGCCCCACCTTAACTACCTTAACTGAGGGGATACGGTGGTAGTCCACGAACCCAGAAACGACCCAACAAAATGAAAGCGATCTTCCGAATTGCCGCCCTGTTTGCAGTCCTCGTCCCGTCCACCTTTGCCGGGCAGGCGCCTCTAATCTGGAAAGCGGGCGTTGCCTCCGTTGTCATCACTCCCGAAACGAACATGTGGATGGCCGGGTATGCCAGCCGGACCAACACGTCCAACGGCGTGAAGCAAGATCTCTTTGCCAAGGCCCTGGCGATCGAAGATGAACAAGGCCATCGGCTGGTCGTCGTCACACTCGACCTCATCGGCATTCCGCGGACGATGCGGAAGAATCTGGAGAAACGCGTCCAGGAGACGTTCCAGTTGCCGCCGGAGCTTCTGTTGTTGAACGCCTCGCATACGCACAGCGGACCGGAGTTCCGCGTCGGACGCACGCCCGCGGACGACGGCGAGTTCAAGCCGGCGAAGGCCGGTGAACTCTACGGCGGCGCACTGGAAGACAAACTCTTCGGGATCATCGGCGAAGCGTTGCACAATCGCGCTCCGGCCCGGCTTCGCTACAGCCGTGCCCGCTCCGGCTTTGCCATGAATCGCCGGCTGCCTACCGAGCGA
This portion of the Verrucomicrobiota bacterium genome encodes:
- a CDS encoding Gfo/Idh/MocA family oxidoreductase — encoded protein: MKRTAWRVALLGLDHWYSAYGLARALPEYRKAKLMAAASADRAKLEVFASTFGVEGCSDPSELIRRDDIDIVQIASRVSEIPELAIQAARAGKHIILGKPMAMSVAQADQMVQAVEAAGVLCVPFQGIMRLRASELKMRIERGDIGEIIVMHQTSRWSIAEDWPGSGNAGWFVDPRHVPGGALIDEGIYWLDTLRWLAESEVVRVEAKTANLVHKDIEVEDWGLATFTFANGILGTLEGAWTINAPRKTGPSPKQNSVVRLEVIGSRGEIIEQFFRDPGRAVLAAGASNWIFERQAPDLFDPGAPMPLAHLIDCLENNRPPISTIQDARKSFAVAMAAYQSGREGRPVLL